In Pseudomonas fluorescens, the following are encoded in one genomic region:
- the uvrA gene encoding excinuclease ABC subunit UvrA, protein MDKILIRGARTHNLKNIDLTLPRDKLIVITGLSGSGKSSLAFDTLYAEGQRRYVESLSAYARQFLSMMEKPDVDTIEGLSPAISIEQKSTSHNPRSTVGTITEIYDYLRLLYARVGIPRCPDHDIPLEAQTVSQMVDLVLAEPEGSKLMLLAPVIRERKGEHLSVFEELRAQGFVRARINGKLYELDEAPKLDKQKKHTIDVVVDRFKVRADLQQRLAESFETALKLADGIALVAPMDDEPGEEMIFSARFACPICGHAISELEPKLFSFNNPAGACPTCDGLGVKQFFDIKRLVNGELTLAEGAIRGWDRRNVYYFQMLGSLASHYKFSLEVPFNELPADQQKFILHGSGSQNVDFKYLNDRGDIVKRSHPFEGIVPNLERRYRETESASVREELAKFLSTQSCPDCRGTRLRREARHVWVGEKTLPAVTNLPIGDASEYFGGLKLTGRRGEIADKILKEIRERLQFLVNVGLDYLSLDRSADTLSGGEAQRIRLASQIGAGLVGVLYILDEPSIGLHQRDNDRLLGTLKHLRDIGNTVIVVEHDEDAIRLADYVVDIGPGAGVHGGHIVAEGTPAEVMAHPDSLTGKYLSGRVKIEVPAKRTPRNKKLSLSLKGARGNNLRNVDLEIPIGLLTCVTGVSGSGKSTLINNTLFPLSATALNGATTLEAAVHDSIKGLEHLDKVVDIDQSPIGRTPRSNPATYTGLFTPIRELFAGVPESRSRGYGPGRFSFNVKGGRCEACQGDGLIKVEMHFLPDIYVPCDVCKSKRYNRETLEIKYKGKSIHETLEMTIEEAREFFDAVPALARKLQTLMDVGLSYIKLGQSATTLSGGEAQRVKLSRELSKRDTGKTLYILDEPTTGLHFADIQQLLDVLHRLRDHGNTVVVIEHNLDVIKTADWLVDLGPEGGSKGGQIIAVGTPEEVSEMKQSHTGYYLKPLLERDRA, encoded by the coding sequence TTGGACAAGATCCTGATTCGTGGGGCTCGAACCCACAACCTGAAGAACATCGACCTGACCCTGCCACGGGACAAGCTGATCGTCATCACCGGCCTGTCCGGCTCCGGCAAGTCATCCCTGGCTTTCGACACCCTGTACGCCGAAGGTCAGCGCCGCTACGTCGAATCGCTGTCGGCCTACGCCCGGCAGTTCCTGTCGATGATGGAAAAGCCCGACGTCGACACCATCGAAGGCCTGTCGCCAGCGATCTCCATCGAACAGAAGTCGACCTCGCACAACCCGCGCTCGACGGTCGGCACCATCACCGAAATCTACGACTACCTGCGTCTGCTTTATGCACGCGTGGGTATTCCCCGCTGCCCGGATCACGACATCCCGCTGGAAGCGCAGACCGTCAGCCAGATGGTCGACCTGGTCCTCGCCGAACCGGAGGGCAGCAAGTTGATGCTGTTGGCGCCGGTCATCCGCGAGCGCAAAGGCGAGCACCTGTCGGTTTTCGAAGAGCTGCGCGCGCAAGGCTTCGTCCGTGCCCGGATCAACGGCAAGCTTTACGAGCTGGACGAAGCGCCCAAGCTCGACAAGCAGAAAAAACACACCATCGATGTCGTGGTCGACCGCTTCAAGGTTCGCGCCGACCTGCAACAACGCCTGGCCGAATCCTTCGAGACCGCGTTGAAACTGGCGGACGGCATCGCCCTGGTGGCGCCGATGGATGACGAGCCGGGTGAAGAGATGATCTTCTCCGCACGCTTCGCCTGCCCGATCTGCGGCCACGCGATCAGCGAACTGGAACCCAAGCTGTTCTCCTTCAACAACCCGGCCGGCGCTTGCCCGACCTGCGATGGCTTGGGGGTGAAGCAGTTCTTCGACATCAAGCGCCTGGTCAATGGCGAACTGACCCTGGCCGAAGGGGCGATTCGTGGCTGGGACCGGCGTAACGTCTATTACTTCCAGATGCTCGGCTCGCTGGCCTCGCACTACAAGTTCAGCCTGGAAGTTCCGTTCAACGAACTGCCGGCCGATCAGCAGAAATTCATCCTGCACGGCAGCGGTTCGCAAAACGTCGACTTCAAATACCTGAACGACCGTGGCGATATCGTCAAACGCTCGCACCCGTTCGAAGGCATCGTGCCGAACCTGGAACGCCGTTACCGCGAAACCGAATCGGCATCGGTGCGCGAAGAACTGGCCAAGTTCCTCAGCACCCAGTCGTGCCCGGACTGCCGCGGGACCCGCCTGCGGCGTGAGGCGCGGCATGTGTGGGTCGGCGAGAAAACCCTGCCGGCAGTGACCAACCTGCCGATCGGCGATGCGTCCGAGTATTTTGGCGGGCTCAAGCTCACCGGCCGGCGTGGCGAAATTGCCGACAAGATCCTCAAGGAAATCCGCGAGCGCCTGCAGTTCCTGGTCAACGTCGGCCTCGACTACCTGTCGCTGGATCGCAGCGCGGACACCTTGTCCGGTGGCGAGGCCCAGCGCATTCGTCTGGCCAGCCAGATTGGTGCCGGCCTGGTGGGCGTCCTGTACATCCTCGACGAACCCTCCATCGGCCTGCATCAGCGCGATAACGACCGGCTGCTGGGCACCCTCAAGCATCTGCGCGATATCGGTAACACGGTGATCGTGGTCGAGCACGACGAAGACGCGATCCGTCTGGCCGACTACGTGGTGGACATCGGCCCGGGCGCTGGCGTGCACGGCGGGCATATCGTCGCCGAAGGCACACCGGCCGAGGTCATGGCGCATCCGGACTCGCTGACGGGCAAATACCTGTCGGGCCGGGTGAAGATCGAAGTCCCGGCCAAGCGCACGCCGCGCAACAAGAAGCTGTCGCTGTCGCTCAAGGGCGCGCGTGGCAACAACCTGCGCAATGTCGACCTGGAGATTCCGATCGGTCTGCTGACCTGTGTGACCGGCGTGTCCGGCTCCGGGAAGTCGACGCTGATCAACAACACGCTGTTCCCGCTGAGCGCCACGGCGCTGAATGGCGCCACTACCCTTGAAGCGGCCGTCCACGACAGCATCAAGGGCCTGGAGCACCTGGACAAGGTCGTCGACATCGACCAGAGCCCGATTGGCCGTACACCGCGTTCCAACCCGGCTACCTACACCGGATTGTTCACACCGATCCGCGAGTTGTTCGCCGGCGTACCGGAGTCCCGCTCCCGGGGCTACGGGCCGGGGCGCTTCTCCTTCAACGTCAAGGGCGGCCGCTGCGAGGCCTGCCAGGGCGACGGCCTGATCAAAGTCGAGATGCACTTCCTGCCGGACATCTACGTGCCCTGCGACGTGTGCAAGAGCAAGCGTTACAACCGCGAAACCCTGGAGATCAAGTACAAGGGCAAGAGCATCCACGAGACCCTCGAGATGACCATCGAGGAAGCACGGGAGTTCTTCGATGCCGTACCGGCCCTGGCGCGCAAGCTGCAAACGTTGATGGACGTCGGCCTGTCGTACATCAAGCTGGGGCAATCGGCGACCACGCTCTCCGGCGGTGAAGCCCAGCGGGTGAAACTGTCCCGCGAGCTGTCCAAGCGTGATACCGGCAAGACCCTGTACATCCTCGATGAACCCACCACCGGGCTGCACTTCGCGGATATCCAGCAACTGCTGGACGTGTTGCATCGCCTGCGCGACCACGGCAACACGGTGGTAGTGATCGAACACAACCTGGACGTGATCAAGACCGCTGACTGGCTGGTGGACCTGGGTCCGGAGGGTGGTTCCAAGGGCGGGCAGATCATTGCCGTCGGCACACCGGAGGAAGTGTCAGAGATGAAGCAATCCCATACCGGTTACTACCTCAAGCCGCTGCTGGAACGCGATCGGGCTTAA
- the bfr gene encoding bacterioferritin translates to MQGHPDVIDYLNTLLTGELAARDQYFVHSRMYEDWGFTKLYERINHEMEEEAGHADALMRRILMLEGTPRMRADDLDVGTTVTEMLEADLRLEYKVRAALCKGIKLCEQHKDYVSREMLRVQLHDTEEDHTYWLEKQLGLIKLIGLENYLQSHT, encoded by the coding sequence ATGCAAGGCCACCCAGATGTGATCGATTACCTCAACACGTTGCTGACCGGCGAACTGGCCGCGCGTGATCAATATTTCGTCCACTCGCGGATGTATGAGGACTGGGGTTTCACCAAGCTCTACGAACGAATCAACCACGAGATGGAAGAGGAAGCAGGGCACGCTGATGCCCTGATGCGCCGGATTCTGATGCTCGAAGGCACGCCGCGCATGCGTGCGGACGATCTCGATGTCGGCACCACGGTGACCGAGATGCTCGAAGCGGATTTGCGCCTGGAATACAAGGTGCGGGCTGCGCTGTGCAAGGGCATCAAGCTCTGCGAGCAGCACAAGGACTATGTCAGCCGCGAAATGCTGCGGGTTCAATTACACGACACCGAAGAAGATCACACCTACTGGCTCGAGAAGCAGTTGGGTCTGATCAAGTTGATCGGGCTTGAGAACTACCTGCAATCCCACACCTGA
- a CDS encoding catalase — MSQNKTLTTASGAPVADNQNSRSAGPRGPLLLDDFHLIEKLAHFNRENIPERRVHAKGSGAYGTFTVTRDITQYTSAKLFEAVGKQTPTFLRFSTVGGERGSADTERDPRGFALKFYTEEGNWDIVGNNTPVFFIRDPLKFPDFIHTQKRLPQSNLKSAQAMWDFWSHSPEALHQVTILFSDRGIPDGYRHMHGFGSHTYSLINAQGERHWVKWHYKTKQGIKNLAPAEAARLAGTDPDYAQRDLFNAIEQGDFPKWRVCIQIMSEAQAAAHYENPFDVTKTWSQKEFPLIEVGELELNRNPQNYFAEVEQAAFGPSNMVPGVGLSPDRMLQGRVFAYADAHRYRVGTNHQQLPVNAPRSPVNSYQRDGSMAFGSNGGAAPNYEPNSYVESPKQASRYAEPALALSGAADRYDHREDTDYYSHAGALFRLMTEEQQSLLVSNIAGAMAGVSSDVVDRQLQHFYKADPAYGEAIAKLLNVQLNEV; from the coding sequence ATGAGCCAAAACAAAACGCTTACCACCGCCAGTGGCGCTCCTGTTGCCGATAACCAGAATTCCCGTTCCGCCGGCCCTCGTGGCCCGCTGCTGCTCGACGACTTTCACCTGATCGAGAAGCTTGCTCACTTCAACCGTGAAAACATCCCTGAGCGCCGTGTACACGCCAAAGGCTCGGGTGCCTACGGTACGTTCACTGTGACGCGCGATATCACTCAATACACCAGCGCGAAGCTGTTCGAGGCAGTCGGCAAGCAAACCCCGACTTTCCTGCGGTTTTCCACCGTGGGCGGCGAGCGTGGTTCGGCCGATACCGAGCGTGATCCGCGCGGGTTCGCCTTGAAGTTCTACACCGAGGAAGGCAACTGGGACATCGTTGGCAACAATACCCCCGTGTTCTTCATTCGTGATCCACTGAAGTTTCCAGACTTTATCCACACCCAGAAGCGTTTACCGCAAAGCAACCTGAAGAGTGCCCAGGCGATGTGGGACTTCTGGTCGCATTCGCCCGAGGCGCTGCACCAGGTCACCATCCTGTTCTCCGACCGGGGTATCCCTGACGGATACCGCCACATGCACGGCTTTGGCAGCCACACTTACAGCCTCATCAACGCTCAAGGTGAGCGTCACTGGGTGAAGTGGCACTACAAGACCAAACAGGGGATCAAGAACCTTGCTCCTGCCGAGGCGGCGCGCCTGGCGGGTACTGATCCGGATTACGCCCAGCGCGACTTGTTCAATGCCATCGAGCAGGGGGATTTCCCGAAATGGCGCGTGTGCATTCAGATCATGAGCGAGGCTCAGGCGGCGGCGCACTACGAGAACCCGTTTGATGTCACCAAAACCTGGTCGCAGAAAGAGTTTCCACTGATTGAAGTCGGAGAGTTGGAGCTCAATCGCAACCCGCAGAACTACTTCGCGGAAGTCGAGCAAGCGGCGTTCGGTCCCAGCAATATGGTTCCAGGCGTCGGTCTGTCGCCGGATCGTATGCTGCAAGGTCGGGTCTTCGCCTATGCGGACGCTCACCGCTACCGTGTCGGCACCAATCACCAGCAGTTGCCAGTCAACGCTCCGCGGAGTCCGGTCAACAGTTACCAGCGCGATGGCTCGATGGCTTTTGGCAGCAATGGCGGGGCGGCGCCGAACTACGAGCCGAACAGCTATGTCGAGTCGCCGAAGCAGGCGTCTCGTTACGCAGAGCCCGCGTTGGCCCTCAGTGGTGCCGCCGATCGTTACGACCACCGTGAAGACACTGATTACTACAGTCACGCCGGCGCATTGTTCCGCTTGATGACTGAAGAGCAGCAATCACTGCTGGTCAGCAACATCGCCGGTGCGATGGCGGGTGTGTCGAGTGATGTGGTTGATCGCCAGCTGCAACATTTCTACAAGGCTGACCCGGCGTATGGAGAAGCAATCGCAAAGCTGCTCAACGTACAGCTTAACGAAGTCTAA
- the rplQ gene encoding 50S ribosomal protein L17, producing MRHRKSGRHLSRTSSHRKAMFQNMAVSLFEHELIKTTLPKAKELRRVAEPLITLAKIDSVANRRLAFDRTRSKAIVGKLFNDLGKRYATREGGYLRILKCGFRAGDNAPMAYVELVDRATAGEAVSAE from the coding sequence ATGCGTCATCGTAAAAGTGGTCGTCACCTGAGCCGCACCAGCTCGCACCGCAAGGCCATGTTCCAAAACATGGCGGTGTCGCTGTTCGAGCACGAGCTGATCAAAACTACTCTGCCAAAAGCTAAAGAACTGCGCCGCGTTGCCGAGCCGCTGATCACTTTGGCCAAGATAGATAGCGTTGCTAACCGCCGTCTGGCTTTCGACCGTACTCGTTCGAAAGCTATCGTTGGTAAGCTCTTCAACGACCTGGGCAAGCGTTACGCTACCCGTGAGGGTGGCTACCTGCGCATCCTCAAGTGCGGTTTCCGCGCTGGCGACAACGCGCCTATGGCGTACGTCGAGTTGGTTGATCGTGCTACTGCCGGCGAAGCTGTATCTGCCGAGTAA